One segment of Mugil cephalus isolate CIBA_MC_2020 chromosome 14, CIBA_Mcephalus_1.1, whole genome shotgun sequence DNA contains the following:
- the LOC125020451 gene encoding homocysteine-responsive endoplasmic reticulum-resident ubiquitin-like domain member 2 protein yields the protein MDPAVVDGPVILVIKAPNQKYDDQTINCYQDWTVEKLKAHLSDVYPSKPSSKDQRLVYSGKLLLDHFTLKDVLRKQDEYHMLHLVCASRTPPSSPKPPRSRINKPPESAAGPTALQNSNSPPQGGQSSTGESSDGLRQRAGPFPYHQMYPQLMHSWNQYSAQPTLPTNMPAYYNPMTLMWWQQLYARQYYMHYQLLAASSQQLRHDQASAQSSRPDPLSQRPQAARHGNQEVQMNAQGGEILNEDELNRDWLDWVYTFSRAAILLSIVYFYSSFSRFVMVMMAMLVLYLHQAGWFPFNLENELQLPEDRANQDDVDGELQNPDLQEMDGAMDDGSDDDGESGEEGAEDPNSAPNAGFFSSTWSFIITFFMSLIPEGPPNAAN from the exons ATGGATCCAGCTGTTGTGGACGGTCCCGTTATCTTGGTCATCAAGGCCCCCAACCAGAAGTACGATGACCAGACAATCAACTGTTACCAGGACTGGACGGTGGAGAAACTCAAAGCCCACCTGTCTGATGTGTACCCAAGTAAACCG AGCTCCAAAGACCAGAGGCTGGTGTATTCTGGGAAGCTGCTTTTGGATCACTTTACATTAAAAGATGTGCTCAGAAAG CAGGACGAGTACCATATGCTCCATCTGGTGTGCGCTTCTCGAACCCCTCCCAGCTCTCCGAAGCCCCCCCGCAGCCGCATTAACAAGCCCCCGGAGAGCGCAGCCGGTCCCACG GCACTTCAGAACTCTAACAGTCCTCCCCAAGGTGGCCAGTCGTCTACAGGAGAGAGCAGCGATGGACTCAGACAGCGAGCCGGGCCCTTCCCTTACCATCAGATGTATCCGCAATTAATGCACAG CTGGAATCAGTACTCGGCACAGCCCACCCTTCCCACGAACATGCCCGCGTACTACAACCCCATGACGCTAATGTGGTGGCAGCAGCTCTACGCCAGGCAGTACTACATGCACTA TCAGCTGCTGGCCGCCTCCTCCCAGCAGCTCCGGCACGACCAGGCCTCCGCCCAGTCCAGCCGGCCCGACCCTCTGAGCCAGCGGCCGCAAGCGGCTCGCCACGGCAACCAGGAGGTCCAGATGAACGCCCAGGGGGGGGAGATCCTGAACGAGGACGAGCTCAACCGGGACTGGCTGGACTGGGTGTACACGTTCTCACGAGCCGCCATCTTGCTCAGCATAGTCTACTTCTACTCATCCTTCAGCCGCTTCGTCATGGTGATGATGGCCATGCTGGTGCTTTACCT GCACCAGGCCGGCTGGTTTCCCTTTAACCTGGAGAACGAACTCCAGCTTCCCGAAGACAGAGCCAATCAGGACGACGTGGATGGAGAGCTACAAAACCCCGACTTACAAGAAATG GACGGAGCGATGGACGACGGCTCAGACGACGACGGGGAGAGCGGCGAGGAAGGAGCAGAGGACCCCAACAGCGCCCCGAACGCcggcttcttctcctccacgtGGTCGttcatcatcaccttcttcATGTCGCTCATCCCGGAGGGGCCCCCGAACGCTGCTAACTGA